A single Pseudomonas sp. HN11 DNA region contains:
- a CDS encoding TetR/AcrR family transcriptional regulator: MSDNPVITNSPGRPKDMAKRQAILEAAKILFLSNGYASTSMDAVALEAGVSKLTVYSHFNDKETLFTAAVVAKCEEQLPVMYFELPAGMPVQTVLLNIARGFHRLINSEESVNLHRLMMTTGNQDVKLSQIFFEAGPMRMLQGMERLLGKIDQSGALSIDKPFTAAEHFFCLLKGTANFCLLYGCGGQLSEEAAEEHVQEVVGLFMRAYRREAAASG; the protein is encoded by the coding sequence ATGTCCGACAATCCTGTAATCACCAATAGCCCCGGGCGTCCAAAGGACATGGCAAAACGCCAGGCGATCCTCGAAGCAGCAAAAATTCTGTTTTTGAGCAACGGCTACGCCAGTACCAGCATGGACGCGGTGGCACTGGAAGCCGGCGTGTCGAAGCTGACCGTCTACAGCCACTTCAACGACAAAGAGACGTTATTCACCGCCGCCGTGGTGGCCAAGTGCGAAGAACAGTTGCCGGTGATGTACTTCGAGCTGCCCGCAGGTATGCCTGTGCAGACGGTGTTGCTGAACATCGCGCGGGGGTTTCATCGCCTGATCAACAGCGAAGAGTCGGTCAACCTGCATCGCCTGATGATGACGACCGGCAATCAGGACGTGAAACTCTCGCAGATCTTCTTCGAGGCAGGGCCCATGCGCATGCTGCAAGGCATGGAGCGCCTGCTCGGCAAGATCGACCAGAGCGGCGCGCTGAGCATCGACAAACCCTTTACGGCCGCCGAACACTTCTTTTGCCTGCTCAAGGGCACGGCGAATTTCTGCTTGCTGTACGGCTGCGGCGGGCAACTGAGTGAAGAAGCCGCCGAAGAACATGTGCAGGAGGTGGTGGGGTTGTTTATGCGGGCGT
- a CDS encoding efflux RND transporter periplasmic adaptor subunit, producing the protein MRSTFLPFALPLSLVFLLAACGHEEAAQTTIRPAMVVQPQLSSQSADSYPGEVRARYEPDLAFRIAGKVSKRLVEEGERVKANQPLAELDPQDVRLQLEATRAQVAAAEANLSLVRAERDRYKTLMDRQMVSRSQYDNSENLYRSGEARLKQIKAEFDVASNQAGYAVLRAPHDGVVAKRAVEVGQVVSAGQTVFTLATDGEREVLISLPEQGFGRFKIGQPVSVELWSQPDQRFSGRIRELSPAADPKSRTFAARVAFTGGKVPAELGQSARVFIQADGLIPLSVPLSALSAENGASYVWRVQPNNTLKRTPVRIGAFGEKTVPVLEGLNPTDWVIAAGVHVLHEGQQVRPVDRSNRVVNLAAKE; encoded by the coding sequence ATGCGCAGCACTTTCCTGCCCTTTGCGTTGCCTCTCAGCCTGGTCTTCCTATTAGCCGCCTGCGGCCATGAAGAAGCGGCGCAGACGACCATTCGTCCGGCCATGGTGGTGCAGCCACAGCTGTCGTCGCAGTCGGCAGACAGCTACCCCGGTGAAGTGCGCGCCCGCTATGAACCTGACCTGGCCTTTCGCATCGCAGGCAAAGTCAGCAAGCGCCTCGTGGAGGAGGGCGAGCGGGTCAAGGCCAACCAGCCACTCGCCGAACTTGACCCCCAGGACGTGCGCCTGCAATTGGAAGCCACCCGCGCCCAAGTTGCCGCCGCCGAGGCCAACTTGAGCCTGGTGCGTGCCGAGCGGGATCGCTACAAGACCCTGATGGACCGTCAGATGGTCAGCCGCTCCCAGTACGATAATTCCGAAAACCTCTACCGGTCCGGCGAAGCACGTCTTAAACAAATCAAGGCCGAGTTCGACGTGGCCAGCAACCAGGCCGGTTATGCCGTGTTGCGTGCGCCCCACGACGGTGTGGTGGCCAAGCGTGCGGTGGAAGTCGGCCAGGTGGTATCTGCCGGCCAGACCGTATTCACCCTGGCCACAGATGGCGAGCGCGAAGTGCTCATCAGCCTGCCGGAGCAGGGCTTTGGCCGCTTCAAGATCGGTCAGCCGGTGTCGGTTGAGTTGTGGAGCCAGCCCGATCAGCGCTTCAGCGGGCGTATTCGTGAACTGTCACCGGCAGCCGATCCGAAATCTCGCACGTTCGCGGCTCGTGTGGCGTTCACCGGCGGCAAGGTCCCGGCCGAACTGGGCCAGAGCGCTCGTGTATTCATACAAGCCGATGGGCTTATTCCACTGTCGGTACCGTTGTCTGCCCTCAGTGCGGAGAATGGTGCGTCCTACGTCTGGCGTGTACAGCCGAACAACACCCTCAAACGCACACCCGTCAGGATTGGCGCTTTTGGTGAAAAAACCGTCCCGGTACTGGAAGGTTTGAACCCGACCGACTGGGTCATCGCTGCGGGTGTGCATGTGCTTCACGAGGGCCAGCAAGTGCGCCCGGTGGATCGCTCCAACCGTGTGGTGAATC